The genomic region TTTCTAAGAAATATAGTAATGCACTTTTGAAAAGCGGTTTCAGGTTTGAACTCCCATTAAAAATGTTCAAGGTCGATAACCTGGACATTTCCGAGTTACGTGTATTTGCTTTCTCAAATGGAGTAGCCACTGAATTGAATTATTTTAAAGGATTTAAATAAGACAGAAAATTGAAACAAATTTATAAAATACAATTTTCTCCGAAAACTATTCGGATACTTTCAATCGTTTTGGCATTAGCTCCCTTTATCAGCATTCCAATTCTGGGTTCGCAATTCTATTTTCGCCACGACGATTCAGTAAAGTTGTTGTGGGCAAAAGAATTTACTCAACCCTTTTACGAAGCTCTATCCACTAACCCTGAGGTGAACAAGTTTGATAACTATCCGGGAATCGCCGGAGCCTGGCGGCCGTTTGTTTATCTTTATGTTAAAGCTTTATGGCATTTATTCGGAACCACATCAGGCCCATATTATTTTATCGGGGGGTTATTTTTTATTGCAGCTGTTTATTTTTTATTTAGACTGGTGGAAAAGCGATCAGGAATGCTTGCTGCAGTATTGAGCTGTCTGGCGCTATTCGCAGTCTTTCATGGAAGTATGTATAACCTATTTCTCTTACATACGGCAGTCTCTTTTTTTTACCAGCTTGGCATGATTTACTTTTTTTGGTGCTTTTTAAAGAAGTACAGTTGGTATAATTTGGTTGGCATGCTCCTTTTTTTGGTTCCGGCAATGAGCCGGCAAACTACGCCGATCATTTTGATAGCGATCCTGGTCACTTTTCTCTTCGAGCATAGGGGTAGCCTATCGAACTTCTCTTTACGCAAATATTTACCAATACTAGGTATTTTGATGGCCGGCTTTTTTGTGATTACATTTTCATGGTCGATCGGCCGCATTTCGGTTTTGGCGTTCGCTTCCGATTATGATAAAGTGTTAAATTATCTTTCGGAAAGATTCTTCTATTACGGTACTATTCTGACGAGTGGGATTACAGGCTCAATTATGCTTTTGGTTTTTGGAGGTGGCGTTTTTCACCATTTAGCACAGAAAGCTAAAGAAAGATTTAAATTCAAAAAACTGGATTGGATGTGGCCGCCCGTAATTTTGATAGTAACATTTCTCCTTATGTTACATCAACCTTATGCCATTTACTGGTTTGTGTTATGCTGTTTGTATCTATTCATATTTGATGATGAATTACGCATGCCCATTGGTTGGGCTCTTGCATCTTTGTTTTTATTTCTCATGAGTATTTATTACCACAATGGTTATTTGTTAGGGGCCGGATTCCCGTTTGCTATGGTAATAGGCATTCTTTCAGCTCGATTGATTTGCCGGTGCAAAAATGTTTGGGAAAAGTATTCCACAGAGCAGTTGAAAAAATTAGCCATGGTCGGAGGAGTTGTAGTATTCACAATACTTGTATTTGCTATACCTTTTTTTAACAAGGCCGTTTTTTTGACCGACCGTATTGATGCTATTAAATTAACGATCGAAGCGAATAACAACTTTAAGCAGTTGATGACTTATTTGCAAAATGAGGTGCCGAAGGATGCAACACTCTATGAGTATGCCGAAAGAGAGATTGGTATATCACCCAGCGAGCGTCGCAAATTTTCTTTTAAAGTGCAAGCCCAACGGACTAAAATCATGAATATTTCTGACAAATTAACAATGCTGAAAGTATTGGATCGTGGCGACCTTAAAATTCTTCATGCTTCGATATTAAATAATACCAACCCCACCGCTGAAGATTTTTTTATGACTTTAAATAATTATGAAAAGGAAACCACAAAACAACATTTTAAGTTAGTCCCGATCAAGGAGTTTAAAAGCGAACACGAAATGGCTTCTGTTTACCGCTTTTATTATACTCTAAACACTTCATTAAAATGATCGATTTGGGAATGGATAGATTTAATCCGTAACTTTAGCATATACCTACTTTGAATAAAACCCCGTTAAATATATTTTACGGGGTTTTGTTTTGAGCAATTGTGTATTGAATTATCCCGAATGGGTCCAAGAAAATGCTAATAATTAAATCATGGCAGGTTTAAAAAATAACAGATCTCTTTGATTTTGACAAGCGCAATTATGTTTTGTTAAGAAGCAACTGAATACATTACCACAGTTGCTTTTTTTTATTGACCCAAACTCACGAACTCATTATATTGAATAGTTTTTGAACTGAATATAATTAATCCGTCTAAGGGTTGCTCATGTTAAACTTAGAACGCAAACAATTTCAAGAAATTTCTAGTCCGGATGTCTCGGAAATTCGCAATGCCCGGAAGCGATTGGGAAATCTGATCCGAAAAACACCCGTTTGGCATATGCAGTCGGATGTTGTAGCTAATTATTTGGGAAAAGATTCCCAAGTATTTCTTAAATTGGAGCTTTTCCAATTTAGCGGTAGTTTTAAACCCAGGGGTGCTTTGACCAATATGTTTTCTCTTTCGAAAGAGGAGTTGGCACGCGGCGTAACCGGCGTTAGTGCGGGGAACCATGCCATTGCCTTAGGGTATGCGGCCAGTGTGCTTGGTACAACCGCAAAAGTTGTGATGCCAAAATCAGCAAATCCTGCCAGGGTGCAGCGATGTAAATCCATGGGAACAGAAGTGATATTGGTTGACGATGTTCACAAAGCATTTGATCGAGTCCATGAAATCGAATCAAAAGAAGGGAGAATTTTTGTTCATCCATTTGAAGGCCCATTAACTGCTTTAGGAACCGCGACTTTAGGCCTTGAGTTTTGTGAACAAGTTGAAAAACTGGATGCTGTTTTAATACCCATTGGAGGTGGCGGGCTTTGTGCAGGGGTATCGGCTGCAGTTAAACAACTTCAGCCGGATTGCGCTGTCTTTGGTATTGAACCTGAAGGCGCGAATACAATGCATCTTAGCTTTGCATCGGGAAAACCGGAGTCACTAGATAAAGTTCGCACTATTGCCGATAGCCTTGGCGCCCCACATACCGCCCCATATAGCTTGTCTCTATGCCAAAAATATGTAGATGAACTTATTTTGGTTAACGATGATGAGATATGCAGCGCTATGTTTTTACTTTTCCAGGAGATGAAACTTGCTGTTGAACCGGCAGGTGCTGCTGCAATGGCTGCTTTACTGGGTCCATTACGGCAACGTTTGGCTGGTAAGCGAATTGGTTTGATCATATGTGGTACTAATATAGATTTGGAAAGTTATTATCAACATGCGAAAACAGGCAGTATTGGGCACAATTAACTGAATCTTAATATTAACAAGAAAATTTATTTTTTTTCTTGACAATAAATATTTACCTTCTTAAATTGTGCGAAATTTGGTTGGTATTCGTTCTTTTATGTAACTAGAAATCTGATGGTTTATTCAGGTCTGAGCGCTCTGCCATCAAATAGTTGAGTTAAATTAAATTATATTCTTTTGTTTCGAGGAGGTAAGGTTATGGCAGATCGCGAAACCGGAACTGTTAAATGGTTCAATGAAAAAAAAGGATTTGGGTTCATTGTCCGTGAACAGGGAGAAGATGTATTTGTTCATTATACATCAATCAAAACCGATGGATTTCGAACACTTCAGGAGGGCCAAAAAGTTGAATTTGCTATCGGTCAAGGAGAGAAAGGCCCCCAAGCCCTTGATGTGGTTGCCTTGTAATAATTTTTTATTTTTAAAAGGCACATCCGGGGATGTGTCTTTTTTTGGTGAAAATGAAATTACATCATCTTTGTTATGAAAAGTTCCTCATTTGGAAAAAATAAATCCCAAAGAAAATATTGAACCACTCGTTGTGTTTTTACCTGAAAAAATATGGAGAACTTCTGCCTGGATAGCTAAATGATCTTTAATATTATAAATAATAGCTGGACTGATTTTTAGAATATTTTGGTCGCCAACGATCACGGAAGGGTTAACACCGCCTCCACCGGGCAAGGGTGTAACGACGGGTAATCCTATTAAGTCAAGTGGTGTAGTTGTATTTTGAATTCCATCCAGGTTGATCTTGAATAGCAGGCGATTTTTATTATACCCGATTTCAACTGAGTAAAGAATTTCATCATGAAGTCTGCCGGTTCTAACTCTGTAGCCAATACCTGATGTAAAATAAATAGGTATGGGATGAAAACTAAATCCAAATAATAAATGACCCTCATAATCTAAATCTCCAGTGCCTAAAGGAGCTCCATCATTACTCGGTCTCTTATCATAGCCTAAAGGCAATTTGACGCCTCCTTGTAGTGACAAAACAATCGGGTTTGTGATTATCGCGTATCGGCTGATAAGAGAAAAATCTCCTAGACCATTTGTAAATAAGGATTCACGGCTGGCAAGAATGTCTTGAGTTAGATACTTATCCCATTTCGAGTTTAATATTTTAAACGGTACATTTACGATGCCTGTTAACTTTGAAGTAAAGCCATATTCAGCGTATATATTGATATTGAAATCACGGAAAGAAGCATTTTTAAAAGCAATTTTTTCGGCAAAAATTGCTACTTTATTGCCAAGATGATTGAATTCCGACCTGGTGAAAAAGTAGTTTCCCGAAAGTTTGAAATAATATCCACCCTTTTTTTGAGGCCATGCTCCTGCAAAAGTATTTACACTGAATGATAGAAAAAAAAGAACCAGGATAAAATAACTTGTTGAATAACAAAATATTTTCTGATTCTTCATGACAAGGACAATCCAACTCAATAATTAATAATCCAAAATTTTTGTATCCGGATGACTGGCCACCCAATCCTTCCATCTTGTTTTTACAGAAATCAATTCCTCCAATTTTCTGTCTTTATAAACACCAGCAATACTGGTTAGCCCGTCGGTCCCGGAAAGATGATACCACATACTTTCGGTCTCGTAGTCGAAAAGTACAAAAGTATTTTTGTATGTCCAACCGCTGGCACTTAATGTTAAGACTTTATCATCTATTTCACGGCTGTACACGGCAGCCAAATCGACGAGAGGTCAGTAAGCTACAGCGACATGTGCATCTGCAAATATTTCATTAGCAATTTCATGAATGCTCAATACTCCGATAGAGTATGCACGAGGATCATTGTTAATTTCGGTTGCCAGAACCAAAAAGGTTTCATTATCAAAGGGATAACCGGTATCCCCTGGAGAAAGCATTTTTGGATTTAAAATAGGTTTGATAGCAAATGGTCCTAATCCGAATTGAAATTCTGCAGGTTCCATACCGTATTTTTCTTTGGCATGAGTTACATCCCACTTTTTGCCAGTGTTATCAACGATTAAATACCTTCCATCCTTCATTTCAACTTTTGCTCCATCCGGTCCGGAAACATCACTACTGCAACTGATCGTTAAGAATAATACAGATACATATTTCATAATTGTTTTTGAATAGGTAAACATGGCAAACCCTTTAATTTTTAAATACTATTAATTCGTTTTATCCCGGTTGATATTGTATCTAATATTTCTTTTAAGTTCAAAATAATAGAACGGATTCTTTATGGGAGTTATTCCAAATGATATATATATTCTAAAGAAAATCAGCTAATTTTTTCTGGATCCAAATCTTGTCTTGTCCTGCGAATATAAACAATTGGAATTTCAATTAAGATACAAATTGACAATTTTATTAAGGAGAAACAATGCAAGAACAAAAGCAAGACTTGAAAAATTTTATCGACGGGAAATGGCAAAAATCAAAAGCTATGGATCTTTTGGCAGTAATCAATCCAGCGACCACAGAGTTGATGGCCCACGTTCCATTGTCACCCTCTGAAGAAGTCGACCAGGCAATTCAAGCTGCTTCTCGAGCCTTGGTAGATTGGCGGCGTACACCCATTACAGAGCGTATTCAGTACTTGTTTAATTTGAAATATCTATTGGAAGAGCATTTTGAGGAACTCAGCAGGACAATCACAATGGAGTGTGGCAAGACGTTGCAAGAATCCCAGGGTGAAATAAGAAGAGCAATCGAAAATGTTGAGGTGGCTTGTGGTACGCCAATGATGATCCAGGGATATAACAATGAGGACATAGCTCGCGGAATTGATGAAATGATGATTCGCCAACCTATTGGTGTCTGTGCAATTATTGCTCCTTTCAATTTCCCAGGGATGATCTCTTTCTGGTTTATGCCAATGGCAATTGCTTGTGGAAACACGGTAATCATTAAACCTTCCGAGAAGACACCTGTGACCATGCAAAAGGCTTTTGAGCTAATCGAGAAAACAGGATTGCCCAAGGGTGTGGTAAATTTAGTGAATGGGGCAAATGAAGCTGTCGATTCCATTTTAGATCATCCGGCAATTCGTGCCGTCAGTTTTGTCGGTTCAACGCCAGTAGCAAAATACATTTATACTCGCGCTGCAGAAAATGGGAAAAGGGCTCAATGCCAGGGGGGGGCTAAAAATCCGGTCATTGTAATGCCTGATGCTGACTTCCAGGAAGCTTCAAATGTTTT from candidate division KSB1 bacterium harbors:
- a CDS encoding DUF3179 domain-containing protein encodes the protein MAAVYSREIDDKVLTLSASGWTYKNTFVLFDYETESMWYHLSGTDGLTSIAGVYKDRKLEELISVKTRWKDWVASHPDTKILDY
- a CDS encoding cold-shock protein — translated: MADRETGTVKWFNEKKGFGFIVREQGEDVFVHYTSIKTDGFRTLQEGQKVEFAIGQGEKGPQALDVVAL
- a CDS encoding DUF3179 domain-containing protein, which translates into the protein MFTYSKTIMKYVSVLFLTISCSSDVSGPDGAKVEMKDGRYLIVDNTGKKWDVTHAKEKYGMEPAEFQFGLGPFAIKPILNPKMLSPGDTGYPFDNETFLVLATEINNDPRAYSIGVLSIHEIANEIFADAHVAVAY
- a CDS encoding threonine/serine dehydratase, which translates into the protein MLNLERKQFQEISSPDVSEIRNARKRLGNLIRKTPVWHMQSDVVANYLGKDSQVFLKLELFQFSGSFKPRGALTNMFSLSKEELARGVTGVSAGNHAIALGYAASVLGTTAKVVMPKSANPARVQRCKSMGTEVILVDDVHKAFDRVHEIESKEGRIFVHPFEGPLTALGTATLGLEFCEQVEKLDAVLIPIGGGGLCAGVSAAVKQLQPDCAVFGIEPEGANTMHLSFASGKPESLDKVRTIADSLGAPHTAPYSLSLCQKYVDELILVNDDEICSAMFLLFQEMKLAVEPAGAAAMAALLGPLRQRLAGKRIGLIICGTNIDLESYYQHAKTGSIGHN
- a CDS encoding CoA-acylating methylmalonate-semialdehyde dehydrogenase → MQEQKQDLKNFIDGKWQKSKAMDLLAVINPATTELMAHVPLSPSEEVDQAIQAASRALVDWRRTPITERIQYLFNLKYLLEEHFEELSRTITMECGKTLQESQGEIRRAIENVEVACGTPMMIQGYNNEDIARGIDEMMIRQPIGVCAIIAPFNFPGMISFWFMPMAIACGNTVIIKPSEKTPVTMQKAFELIEKTGLPKGVVNLVNGANEAVDSILDHPAIRAVSFVGSTPVAKYIYTRAAENGKRAQCQGGAKNPVIVMPDADFQEASNVLAESAFGCAGQRCLAGSLAITVGEARQPFTDSIVSAVMNRNVGYGLDEGVDMGPVITSESKSRIESIVEKSISEGAKPVVDGRKAVIPGYEKGYFIRPTILANLHPKSDVVKSEIFGPVLGLMHFETIEEAIEFVNSGQYGNMACLFTKNGSYARKFRYEVEAGNIGINVGVAAPMAFFPFSGWKDSFYGDLHGQGKHSIEFFTQTKVVIERWS